From Acidipropionibacterium acidipropionici, one genomic window encodes:
- the cobI gene encoding precorrin-2 C(20)-methyltransferase, translated as MTHATDPARTLIGVGVGPGDPELVTLKAARILSSADVVLVPATEKSAERPGRAEAIVRAACPQIAGRIERIPFSMAQRRGIGEKRTASWKVSADAAVAAFEAGATTVALATVGDPAVFSTFSYLRGNVEQRLPDVEVTLVPGITAMQALAAASRTPLVEGREVLALVPATVGPEKLGQVLDVADSVTVYKGGRTLPTVLDQIRERGRDAVLGTDVSMESEELIELADVAEGRTLPYFSTVMSTPARSTTGGSL; from the coding sequence ATGACCCATGCCACTGACCCTGCACGCACACTGATCGGGGTCGGTGTGGGCCCGGGGGATCCCGAACTGGTCACCCTCAAGGCCGCCCGCATCCTGTCGAGCGCCGACGTCGTGCTCGTGCCGGCCACCGAGAAATCGGCCGAGAGGCCGGGCCGGGCCGAGGCCATCGTCCGCGCCGCCTGCCCGCAGATCGCCGGGCGGATCGAACGCATCCCCTTCTCGATGGCGCAGCGCCGCGGCATCGGCGAGAAGCGCACCGCCTCCTGGAAGGTCTCCGCCGACGCCGCCGTGGCCGCTTTCGAGGCCGGGGCCACCACCGTCGCCCTGGCCACCGTCGGCGACCCGGCGGTCTTCTCCACCTTCAGCTACCTGCGCGGCAACGTCGAACAGCGCCTCCCCGACGTCGAGGTGACCCTGGTCCCCGGCATCACCGCCATGCAGGCGCTGGCCGCGGCGTCGCGTACCCCGCTCGTCGAGGGCCGAGAGGTGCTCGCCCTGGTGCCGGCCACCGTCGGGCCGGAGAAACTCGGCCAGGTGCTCGACGTCGCCGACTCCGTCACCGTCTACAAGGGCGGACGCACCCTCCCTACGGTCCTGGACCAGATCCGCGAGAGGGGGCGTGACGCCGTCCTGGGCACCGACGTCTCCATGGAGTCCGAGGAGCTCATCGAGCTGGCCGACGTCGCCGAGGGCCGGACGCTGCCGTACTTCTCGACCGTGATGTCGACTCCCGCACGTTCCACGACAGGAGGAAGCCTGTGA
- a CDS encoding cobyric acid synthase — MTGILIAGTSSDAGKSLMVTGLCRVAARRGIDVAPYKAQNMSNNSMVCADGAEIGRAQYLQAHAARLEPTSAMNPVLLKPGTDRRSFVVLRGRPGGTLEAGEYTTGRRALALAAWEAYDELAGAHDLVICEGAGSPAEINLRVGDYTNMGLALAKDLPVVLVGDIDRGGVLASIYGTWALLDDADRSHLAGYLINKFRGDDSILAPGLEEITRRSGLPCFGVLPFVHGVWLDGEDALEVGRWRHEGDRTDEHALRIAVVRFPRISNATDVDALAGEPGVDVQVTTNPATCAAADVVVLPGSRSTVSDLAWMRETGIADVIARRAAEHRTVVGICGGYQMLSELILDPDGEEAAPESWIEGLGLLPVEVDFSAAKTLALSQGSWNGIPVGGYEIHHGSCVVTGDAEPFLDGCRAGSVWGTMWHGAFESDAFRRVWLETAAAEAGIDWHADRRAPGYAARREQMIDTLADAVEEHLDVDSLFGLAR; from the coding sequence CGACGTCGCCCCCTACAAGGCGCAGAACATGTCGAACAACTCGATGGTCTGCGCCGACGGCGCCGAGATCGGCCGGGCCCAGTACCTCCAGGCCCACGCCGCCCGCCTGGAGCCGACGTCGGCCATGAACCCGGTGCTGCTCAAACCCGGCACCGACCGCCGCTCCTTCGTCGTGCTGCGCGGCCGGCCCGGCGGCACCCTTGAGGCCGGCGAGTACACCACCGGACGCAGAGCCCTTGCACTGGCCGCATGGGAGGCCTACGACGAACTGGCCGGCGCCCACGACCTGGTGATCTGCGAGGGTGCCGGGTCCCCGGCCGAGATCAATCTGCGGGTCGGCGACTACACCAACATGGGCCTGGCTCTCGCCAAGGACCTGCCCGTCGTCCTGGTGGGCGACATCGACCGCGGCGGGGTGCTCGCCTCCATCTACGGCACCTGGGCGCTGCTCGACGACGCCGACCGCTCCCATCTGGCCGGATACCTCATCAACAAATTCCGCGGCGACGACTCCATCCTGGCCCCCGGCCTGGAGGAGATCACCCGCCGCTCCGGGCTGCCCTGCTTCGGCGTGCTGCCCTTCGTCCACGGCGTCTGGCTCGACGGGGAGGACGCCCTGGAGGTCGGCCGCTGGCGCCACGAGGGGGACCGCACCGACGAGCACGCCCTGCGCATCGCCGTCGTGAGATTCCCCAGGATCTCCAACGCCACCGACGTCGACGCCCTGGCCGGGGAGCCAGGAGTCGACGTCCAGGTGACCACCAACCCGGCGACCTGCGCCGCAGCCGACGTCGTCGTCCTGCCCGGATCCCGCTCCACCGTCTCCGACCTGGCCTGGATGCGCGAGACCGGAATAGCGGACGTCATCGCCCGGCGCGCCGCCGAGCACCGCACCGTCGTGGGGATCTGCGGCGGCTACCAGATGCTGTCCGAACTCATCCTGGATCCCGACGGCGAGGAGGCCGCCCCCGAATCGTGGATCGAGGGGCTCGGCCTGCTGCCCGTCGAGGTCGACTTCTCCGCCGCCAAGACCCTCGCCCTGTCCCAGGGATCTTGGAACGGCATCCCGGTCGGCGGATACGAGATCCACCACGGCTCCTGCGTGGTCACCGGGGATGCCGAACCCTTCCTCGACGGATGCCGCGCAGGATCGGTGTGGGGGACGATGTGGCACGGGGCCTTCGAGTCCGACGCCTTCCGCCGCGTCTGGCTGGAGACCGCCGCGGCCGAAGCCGGCATCGACTGGCACGCAGACCGCCGCGCGCCGGGCTATGCGGCCCGCCGCGAGCAGATGATCGACACTCTCGCAGACGCTGTCGAGGAACACCTCGACGTCGACTCCCTGTTCGGCCTGGCCCGCTGA